The following coding sequences lie in one Mucilaginibacter sp. KACC 22773 genomic window:
- a CDS encoding DUF998 domain-containing protein, protein MSRKVLLICGILSSLLYAALNVIVPSQWSAYHSASQTVSELSAIGAPTRTLWEWLCAPYTILVMAFAYGVWRAAEGNRPLRTAGRLLIAYGGLGLLWPFAPMHLRETLAAGGATYSDTLHIALGVVTEVLFLLALGFAAAAFGRAFRIYSIITFVVLLVFGILTFLEAPLVGRNQPTPFIGIWERINIGVFLIWVVVLAVVLLRKPNNITAIYTYNGRSTRLNNYTI, encoded by the coding sequence ATGTCCCGAAAAGTTTTACTGATATGCGGCATCCTTTCTTCGCTGTTGTATGCAGCGCTGAATGTTATTGTGCCCTCGCAATGGTCGGCCTACCATTCGGCTTCGCAGACGGTGAGTGAACTCTCTGCCATCGGCGCACCGACCAGGACGTTGTGGGAATGGCTTTGCGCGCCTTATACTATACTCGTTATGGCATTTGCTTATGGGGTTTGGAGAGCCGCAGAAGGTAACCGTCCGCTGCGTACAGCCGGCAGACTGCTGATCGCCTATGGCGGGCTCGGCCTGCTCTGGCCTTTTGCACCAATGCACCTTAGGGAGACACTGGCCGCCGGCGGTGCCACCTATTCTGACACGCTACATATTGCCCTGGGTGTTGTAACCGAAGTCCTGTTTCTGCTGGCGCTGGGTTTTGCGGCGGCGGCTTTTGGCCGGGCATTCCGGATCTATTCCATCATCACTTTTGTGGTGCTGCTCGTTTTCGGGATATTGACATTCCTGGAGGCCCCGCTTGTAGGCAGGAACCAGCCTACGCCGTTCATCGGGATATGGGAGCGGATAAATATCGGCGTTTTCCTGATTTGGGTAGTGGTGCTCGCCGTCGTACTCTTGCGTAAGCCAAACAACATAACTGCCATTTACACCTATAATGGCAGAAGCACCCGGCTTAATAATTACACTATTTAA
- a CDS encoding YciE/YciF ferroxidase family protein — protein METIPSISCLRQLLDVDISRMKSAELQLKNTIISWVSNENSMPLRLLMNDYLDVVEKHIRLLEIFCKEEKISAYDLTNGVMKTYIAEAAEKLACCSCPEIKDACLLAAFQQINHYKISVYGTAAAFAGALRLQKAGLLFHQAELDEKDMDERLSYLAEHELNKKAIAPFALAS, from the coding sequence ATGGAAACGATCCCCTCTATTTCTTGCCTCCGTCAGCTTTTGGACGTGGATATCAGCCGGATGAAAAGTGCTGAACTTCAGCTAAAAAACACTATCATCAGCTGGGTCAGTAACGAAAATTCTATGCCGCTCAGGTTGTTGATGAATGACTACCTGGATGTTGTCGAGAAACATATCCGCCTGCTGGAGATCTTTTGTAAAGAAGAGAAGATCAGTGCCTATGACCTTACCAACGGTGTTATGAAAACTTATATCGCCGAGGCGGCCGAAAAGCTGGCCTGTTGTTCATGCCCCGAGATTAAAGATGCTTGTTTGCTGGCAGCTTTTCAACAGATCAACCATTATAAAATCAGCGTGTATGGCACAGCTGCCGCCTTTGCCGGCGCGCTCAGGCTTCAGAAGGCGGGACTGCTGTTTCACCAGGCCGAGCTGGATGAAAAGGACATGGATGAGCGGCTTTCGTACCTGGCCGAACATGAATTGAACAAAAAGGCTATAGCGCCGTTTGCGCTGGCTTCATAA
- a CDS encoding dienelactone hydrolase family protein produces MRLSLLQLPSNIDGEAFVDLTVKVMEIKYQGEVSIPAGNVRLKGELFIMKAAKAIIVFSHGGGSSRFSKRNQYVATYLRAHGFGTLLFDQLTPEEDQNYYNRFAIDLLKERLVSATIWLAKLPAAKDASIGYFGASTGAACALRAASQLHDRIFAVVCRGGRPDLAMEDLPVVEAPTLLIVGSLDPQVLEFNREAYQELQCEKHLEVVEDATHLFEEPGKLEKVGELAAQLKKYQNDSGIVLAVPRGAFPLLIRLPGS; encoded by the coding sequence ATGCGATTAAGTTTGTTACAACTACCGTCAAATATTGACGGCGAAGCTTTTGTTGATCTTACTGTTAAGGTGATGGAAATAAAATATCAGGGCGAAGTCAGTATACCCGCGGGTAACGTAAGGCTAAAAGGCGAATTATTTATAATGAAAGCTGCAAAAGCCATCATTGTTTTTTCGCATGGCGGCGGCAGCAGCCGGTTTAGCAAACGCAACCAGTACGTGGCTACCTATCTGCGGGCACATGGCTTTGGTACGCTTTTATTTGACCAATTGACCCCAGAGGAAGATCAAAACTATTATAACCGTTTTGCCATTGATTTGCTTAAAGAACGGCTGGTGTCGGCCACTATTTGGCTCGCAAAGCTGCCTGCGGCAAAAGATGCCAGTATCGGTTATTTTGGTGCAAGTACAGGCGCAGCCTGCGCGCTCAGGGCGGCCAGCCAATTACATGACAGGATATTTGCCGTTGTATGCCGCGGTGGCCGGCCCGACCTGGCAATGGAAGACCTGCCTGTGGTGGAAGCGCCCACGCTTTTGATCGTAGGTAGTTTAGATCCGCAGGTGCTTGAATTTAATCGGGAAGCTTACCAGGAATTGCAGTGTGAAAAACATTTGGAGGTTGTGGAAGATGCGACCCATTTATTTGAAGAACCCGGCAAACTGGAAAAGGTTGGGGAACTGGCCGCTCAATTAAAAAAATATCAAAACGACAGCGGGATCGTTTTAGCGGTGCCCCGGGGGGCGTTCCCATTGCTTATACGGTTGCCCGGCAGTTAG
- a CDS encoding BON domain-containing protein produces MKTDIEIQKDVMDELKWGPFLNSSEIGVAVKNGIVTLSGIVDSYSKKLSAEKAAKKVAGVRAIAEDIQIGVSPSYRKTDAEVADAVFNALKWHSAVPEEKIKIKVEDGVVTLEGELEWEYQRVNARTAIQNLSGVRSVINLITIKPRLNPFELEQKIMAAFKRNATVDALKVNVSTSGNKVILTGKVRSFAESEDAEDVAWAAPGVYHVENKLTIEEPELVY; encoded by the coding sequence ATGAAAACAGACATTGAAATCCAAAAAGATGTAATGGATGAATTGAAATGGGGGCCATTTCTGAATTCATCTGAAATTGGTGTTGCCGTTAAAAACGGCATCGTTACGCTATCAGGAATAGTAGATTCCTATTCCAAGAAATTAAGTGCCGAGAAAGCGGCCAAAAAAGTGGCAGGCGTGAGAGCCATTGCGGAAGACATTCAGATCGGCGTATCTCCAAGCTACCGGAAAACCGACGCGGAAGTTGCCGATGCGGTTTTCAATGCCCTGAAATGGCACTCTGCCGTTCCGGAAGAAAAGATCAAGATAAAAGTGGAGGACGGTGTGGTTACCCTGGAAGGTGAACTGGAATGGGAATACCAGCGGGTGAATGCCAGGACGGCTATTCAAAATCTTTCGGGTGTTCGTTCGGTAATCAACCTAATCACGATCAAACCCAGGCTGAACCCCTTCGAACTCGAACAAAAGATCATGGCAGCATTTAAAAGAAATGCAACGGTTGATGCCCTGAAGGTAAATGTCAGCACGAGCGGCAACAAGGTGATCCTGACCGGCAAAGTACGCTCGTTCGCCGAAAGCGAAGATGCCGAAGATGTAGCCTGGGCGGCGCCGGGTGTTTATCATGTGGAGAACAAGCTGACCATCGAAGAACCGGAACTGGTGTATTAA
- a CDS encoding phosphoribosyltransferase produces MTKKIGHPGNKEYAIGAASLSDHFVVPHRDVPDVYIQRELVAIRARLQEMYQKFMDGKTPEDISGKTVFVIDDGMATGNTIKATVKLLRKGQPGKIVVGVPVASKESIQKLANEADEIVALQIPEVFYGVGAFYENFSEVSDEEVTFYLDKFNRLRKAG; encoded by the coding sequence CTGACCAAAAAAATCGGACACCCCGGCAATAAAGAGTACGCCATCGGCGCTGCCAGTCTTTCAGATCATTTTGTGGTACCGCATCGCGATGTCCCGGACGTATATATTCAGCGCGAGTTGGTGGCCATCCGTGCCCGGCTACAGGAGATGTATCAAAAATTTATGGATGGCAAGACACCGGAAGATATCTCAGGCAAAACCGTGTTCGTCATCGACGACGGCATGGCTACCGGCAATACCATCAAAGCCACAGTCAAACTGCTTCGAAAGGGCCAGCCGGGTAAAATCGTGGTCGGCGTTCCCGTAGCATCCAAAGAGTCCATTCAAAAATTGGCTAATGAGGCAGATGAGATCGTTGCTTTGCAGATCCCCGAAGTGTTTTATGGCGTGGGTGCTTTTTATGAAAATTTCAGCGAGGTGAGCGACGAAGAGGTAACGTTTTACCTGGATAAGTTTAACCGGTTACGTAAAGCGGGATGA
- a CDS encoding universal stress protein has protein sequence MIVTGASTDCVADHVFFGSDTWKIIETANCPVLIVPPKAGLDQLNKVVFATDFETGDLEAIMYLEVLSNTLDFRTEIVHVTVNGDMDKAMMEKAAAFNEKLADLKRPVTYKEIRGKEVVSRLNRISKQTGADMLAMTHHQYSFFKKLFSDSIAKQELAHQRIPLLIFPINYRSS, from the coding sequence TTGATTGTAACTGGTGCCTCCACCGATTGCGTAGCCGATCATGTTTTTTTTGGCAGCGATACCTGGAAGATCATCGAAACTGCTAATTGCCCGGTACTCATCGTGCCGCCAAAAGCAGGCCTGGACCAGTTGAACAAGGTAGTTTTCGCTACAGATTTTGAAACGGGCGATCTGGAAGCGATAATGTACCTGGAGGTATTAAGCAACACACTGGATTTCCGGACCGAGATTGTCCATGTTACGGTTAATGGGGATATGGACAAGGCGATGATGGAAAAAGCAGCGGCGTTTAATGAAAAGCTCGCTGATCTGAAACGCCCCGTTACCTATAAAGAGATCCGGGGAAAAGAAGTGGTTAGTCGCCTTAACCGGATCAGTAAACAAACAGGTGCCGATATGTTGGCCATGACCCATCACCAATATTCCTTTTTTAAAAAGCTCTTTAGTGATAGCATCGCCAAACAAGAACTTGCGCATCAGCGCATACCCTTACTGATCTTTCCAATAAATTACAGGTCATCATGA
- a CDS encoding lysylphosphatidylglycerol synthase transmembrane domain-containing protein has protein sequence MLIISDRRALAFILRKLNQFKWLRRFIAKASPLYLTKSKQKNWRALHEPKKPVAMAVLLQMGIITLDAITVFAILQGFHVMLNPCKVMFGLLLTLAIGSLPVSPGALIAYESAMTFFFTLLGVPVHAALIVTLLFRFFTFWLPMPAGLFLYRDLRRRQT, from the coding sequence ATGCTGATCATCTCCGACAGGCGGGCACTTGCATTTATCCTTCGTAAACTCAATCAGTTTAAATGGCTCAGGCGGTTTATTGCGAAAGCCAGCCCCTTGTATTTAACCAAAAGTAAACAGAAAAACTGGCGCGCGCTTCATGAACCTAAAAAGCCGGTCGCCATGGCGGTACTCTTACAGATGGGTATCATCACACTGGATGCCATAACGGTCTTTGCGATCCTGCAGGGTTTCCATGTTATGCTTAATCCCTGCAAGGTTATGTTTGGATTGCTGTTAACCCTGGCAATTGGCTCATTACCTGTTTCGCCCGGTGCGCTGATCGCTTACGAAAGTGCGATGACCTTTTTTTTTACGCTGCTTGGTGTGCCGGTACACGCGGCACTGATCGTGACCCTGCTTTTTCGTTTTTTTACCTTTTGGCTACCAATGCCGGCGGGTCTGTTTCTTTACCGGGACCTCCGGCGGCGGCAAACATAG
- a CDS encoding YciE/YciF ferroxidase family protein — translation METTSTIATLRQLLDHQTGKFTSGELQLQKNLPVWINDTGSVQLRQVLQKYLDQVNVHIQQMDAFILEAQIISANRADPVMQSLTDETNEILGICRDIQVRDACLLACIQVINHYKISAYGTAAAFAGDLDLEKAAAIFYQMEINEKNIDDRLTQLAKYEINKEAKSPIQIPE, via the coding sequence ATGGAAACCACTTCAACCATTGCCACCTTACGTCAGCTGCTGGATCATCAAACCGGAAAATTCACCAGCGGAGAGCTTCAGCTGCAAAAGAACTTGCCAGTATGGATCAATGACACAGGATCTGTTCAACTCAGGCAAGTGCTGCAAAAGTACCTTGACCAGGTGAATGTGCATATCCAGCAAATGGATGCATTTATTTTAGAAGCGCAGATTATCTCTGCAAACCGTGCTGATCCGGTTATGCAAAGCTTAACGGATGAAACGAACGAAATATTGGGTATTTGCAGAGACATCCAGGTTCGCGATGCCTGCCTGCTCGCCTGCATACAAGTGATTAATCATTATAAAATAAGCGCATACGGCACTGCCGCGGCATTTGCCGGGGACTTAGACCTGGAAAAGGCCGCAGCTATTTTCTACCAGATGGAGATCAATGAAAAAAACATCGACGATCGTTTGACGCAGCTGGCCAAATATGAAATAAATAAAGAAGCTAAATCACCGATCCAGATACCGGAATAA
- a CDS encoding AAA family ATPase, translated as MIVAVLGLPGSGKTYFAAALAARLNARLISSDTVRRQMNQNGRYDDLAKKAVYLEMISLMESGIADEQSVVLDATFYKANLRILFMEKAEELSLPIYFIEVRAAEATIKKRVAQRRPDSEAGFAAYQNVKQEFEALTGPHLVLFSDRRSLHQMLETATAYLYDHEDK; from the coding sequence ATGATTGTTGCGGTTTTGGGACTTCCCGGCAGCGGCAAAACTTACTTTGCAGCGGCATTGGCAGCCCGGTTGAACGCCCGGCTGATTAGCAGCGATACGGTTCGCCGGCAAATGAATCAAAACGGGAGGTACGATGACCTGGCTAAGAAAGCGGTTTACCTCGAGATGATTTCGCTAATGGAGTCCGGTATCGCCGATGAGCAAAGCGTAGTGCTGGACGCTACCTTTTACAAAGCAAACTTGCGAATTTTATTCATGGAAAAAGCAGAAGAACTGAGCTTGCCGATATACTTTATTGAGGTGCGCGCTGCTGAAGCAACAATCAAAAAAAGGGTGGCACAACGGCGGCCGGATAGCGAAGCGGGTTTTGCCGCTTACCAAAATGTAAAACAGGAGTTTGAGGCATTAACGGGCCCTCACCTGGTGTTGTTTTCCGATCGGCGCTCATTGCATCAGATGCTGGAGACCGCGACAGCCTACCTGTATGACCATGAAGACAAGTGA
- a CDS encoding universal stress protein, which produces MKTILVLTDLSKNAGHAAESAAWLAEQLHAGLVLWHCYPKIPVMPGYAGGAMIARAMVGPVEGEEALHHALVELEDYITGTDGKYKPQLRAQYCEGSL; this is translated from the coding sequence ATGAAAACTATCCTTGTATTAACGGATCTTTCCAAAAATGCCGGCCACGCTGCCGAATCTGCTGCCTGGCTCGCCGAACAACTGCATGCCGGGTTGGTGTTGTGGCATTGTTACCCAAAAATACCAGTGATGCCCGGCTATGCCGGCGGAGCGATGATTGCCCGGGCAATGGTAGGGCCTGTTGAGGGCGAAGAAGCCCTTCACCATGCGTTGGTGGAACTCGAAGATTATATAACAGGTACAGACGGCAAATATAAACCACAGCTCCGCGCACAATATTGCGAAGGAAGCCTTTAG
- a CDS encoding baeRF3 domain-containing protein — translation MDTTLSPEIHEVIDAIHYRPALSLILPLEPHISLKTETAHIVKIAADNAEREMRRYYPEEQCQLIMRKLQSLTADLDIPAKKKGMAIYISPVFERVLYLDCPVTQQIIVDESFEIRDLLYNAKQDIKFLLLLLTGQESRFFLGDAVGLTPLPARMAGSIETEERDMPERISNFSDMTEHKRVTARKFLAHIDHELGDLVGEHQLPVLVLGTGGILGEFRKQSKYTASVIGYVSGNYDNTSMAALTELIEPHLDAWKITRQQQWIEQVEEAADQFRLAVGIREVWQAASEGKGKLLIVEKSYRFPAQHGVEPGTIEALTEPYNHFSYIRDAVDDVLEKVLGSGGDVVFTEDGALGRFGQVALIKYYE, via the coding sequence ATGGATACGACCCTTAGCCCAGAAATACATGAGGTCATTGATGCGATACACTACCGCCCGGCTTTATCGCTGATACTGCCGCTTGAACCTCATATCAGTTTGAAAACAGAAACTGCCCACATAGTCAAAATTGCCGCGGATAATGCAGAACGCGAGATGCGCCGGTATTATCCCGAAGAGCAATGCCAGCTGATTATGCGAAAACTTCAATCGCTGACCGCTGACCTGGACATTCCGGCCAAAAAGAAAGGTATGGCCATTTACATATCGCCGGTATTTGAGAGAGTACTTTACCTGGATTGCCCGGTTACCCAGCAGATCATCGTAGATGAATCTTTTGAGATCAGGGACCTGCTTTACAATGCAAAACAGGACATTAAATTTCTGCTGTTGCTGTTAACCGGACAGGAAAGCAGGTTTTTCCTGGGAGACGCTGTCGGGTTAACCCCGTTACCAGCACGCATGGCCGGATCAATTGAAACGGAAGAGCGGGACATGCCGGAAAGGATAAGTAATTTCTCCGATATGACTGAGCATAAACGGGTTACGGCCAGGAAATTCCTGGCGCATATCGACCATGAACTGGGAGATCTGGTCGGCGAACATCAGCTGCCGGTGCTTGTACTGGGTACCGGGGGAATATTGGGCGAGTTTAGAAAGCAGAGTAAGTATACTGCTTCGGTAATTGGCTACGTAAGTGGCAATTATGACAATACTTCCATGGCAGCGTTGACTGAGCTGATCGAACCTCATTTGGACGCCTGGAAAATCACCCGTCAGCAGCAATGGATCGAGCAAGTTGAGGAAGCCGCTGACCAGTTTCGGCTTGCGGTTGGTATCCGGGAGGTATGGCAGGCGGCCAGTGAAGGCAAAGGCAAGCTGCTGATCGTGGAAAAGAGCTACCGGTTCCCCGCCCAGCATGGTGTGGAGCCCGGCACTATCGAAGCGCTTACCGAACCCTATAATCATTTTTCGTATATCCGCGATGCTGTGGATGATGTACTGGAAAAGGTATTGGGAAGCGGCGGGGATGTGGTATTTACCGAAGATGGTGCTCTCGGGCGGTTTGGTCAGGTTGCCCTGATCAAATATTACGAATAG
- a CDS encoding Hsp20/alpha crystallin family protein, whose translation MKTHAVTKLAEKAPSLFTDRMPALFEDFFRPWNELFDGHFLRRELNVPAVNITDHKNQYILSMSAPGLKKDDFKIDVDGDVLTISSEKEESKEEKDEKYTRKEYNYSSFSRSFTLPEGTDKEKVAAKYENGILKITVPHNHAVKSPSAKHIAVN comes from the coding sequence ATGAAAACACACGCAGTAACAAAATTAGCAGAAAAAGCTCCTTCACTGTTTACCGACAGGATGCCGGCATTATTTGAAGATTTTTTCAGGCCCTGGAATGAATTATTCGACGGCCACTTTTTGAGAAGGGAGCTGAATGTCCCGGCGGTAAATATTACTGACCACAAGAACCAATACATTTTATCGATGTCGGCCCCCGGATTAAAAAAAGATGACTTTAAGATCGATGTGGACGGCGACGTGTTGACCATCAGCAGCGAAAAGGAAGAAAGCAAGGAAGAAAAAGACGAAAAGTATACCCGTAAGGAGTATAACTATTCTTCTTTCAGCCGCAGCTTTACGCTTCCAGAAGGAACTGATAAGGAAAAGGTTGCGGCCAAATACGAGAACGGAATATTGAAAATTACGGTGCCGCATAACCACGCCGTCAAAAGCCCTTCAGCGAAGCATATTGCTGTAAATTAA